Part of the Paenibacillus kyungheensis genome, ACAAATCTGATGAAATTATCATTGTTTACGTATAGAAGGAGAGAGATCCAATGCCGGACGTTATCAAAATTGTAATCAATACTGCCGGTCAAGAAGGCGATGGTTCATTTGTCTATATCCAAAGAGGGCAAAGTATTCAGATCGGTAGACATGTAGGAACAGGGCAGATTGATCTACCTATTTATAATCAATTGGTGTCCAAGCAACACTGCACAATTCACCTTGTAGGAGATCAGCTATATATCGAAGATTTGGGTAGTAAAAATGGAACAGAATTGAACGGGCAACGCTTGGTTCCGTATCAGCGCTACGCAATGTCTGCGCAAGATCAATTAACGTTAGTGAATGGTTTGGTAGGTTTACAAATAGAACAAGGCAACCAATTAGAAGAAACACGTGAATATGTACTTAGCGATCTGATCGATCATCGTATTCAACTACATGATTTTTTCCAGCGAATTGAAGTAGACGGGGAAAGTATTACATTATCGAAAAAAGAATACCAGTTATTCCGGTTATTGTACGGATGTCTGGATCACTTTGTTACACGTGAGCAGATTATCGAAGAAGTATGGTCAGAGCGTTATAGTGAAAATGCCGATTTGGTAGGGATCGACGAAGTCAATTCTTTGATCTATCGTACCAATAAAAAATTAAATAAACATTTTACGATCAAGTCAGTCTACAAAAAAGGGGTATATATGAAGAGAAGTGTTACTC contains:
- a CDS encoding FHA domain-containing protein is translated as MPDVIKIVINTAGQEGDGSFVYIQRGQSIQIGRHVGTGQIDLPIYNQLVSKQHCTIHLVGDQLYIEDLGSKNGTELNGQRLVPYQRYAMSAQDQLTLVNGLVGLQIEQGNQLEETREYVLSDLIDHRIQLHDFFQRIEVDGESITLSKKEYQLFRLLYGCLDHFVTREQIIEEVWSERYSENADLVGIDEVNSLIYRTNKKLNKHFTIKSVYKKGVYMKRSVTPTILS